A window of the Gemmatimonadota bacterium genome harbors these coding sequences:
- a CDS encoding CofH family radical SAM protein gives MFEALIAAAGLEDIHKKVEAGERLSADDGRRLYRNGNLPAIGYLANLVRERMHGDRVYFVRNQHLNYTNICNKSCLFCSFYALPKDPEGYVLSPDDIRARMETYAEIPISEIHMVGGVNPKLPYDYYLDIVRVIKEVRPGVSLKAYTMIELEQIRRIGKKSMAETLLDLKEAGVDALPGGGAEVFSERVHEELFQAKSDSDKWLETARVAHEVGLPSNATMLYGHVEQTEEKVYHLMKLRELQDETNGLLAFIPLSWHPERTAIEHLPGPTGQMDLREIAVARLMLDNVPHIKSFWIMNTPAVTQVSLWYGADDMDGSVLEYEITRNPVTDRMQALTHTQMLDMISESGRQPVERDALYHIVDRPETIRPAYMETANGAEAAGAKASGAKANGAKTAAAPGQG, from the coding sequence TTGTTCGAGGCATTGATCGCCGCGGCAGGTCTGGAAGACATCCACAAGAAAGTGGAAGCGGGCGAGCGGCTCTCGGCCGACGACGGGAGACGGCTGTACCGGAACGGGAACCTTCCCGCCATCGGCTACCTGGCCAACCTGGTGCGTGAGCGGATGCACGGCGACCGGGTATACTTTGTGCGCAACCAGCACCTGAACTACACCAACATCTGCAACAAGAGCTGCCTGTTCTGTTCGTTTTACGCCCTGCCTAAAGACCCCGAGGGCTACGTGCTTTCGCCCGACGACATCAGGGCGAGGATGGAGACCTACGCCGAGATTCCCATCTCCGAGATCCACATGGTCGGGGGCGTGAACCCGAAACTGCCCTACGACTACTACCTGGACATCGTCCGGGTGATCAAGGAAGTCCGGCCCGGGGTGTCCCTCAAAGCCTACACCATGATCGAACTCGAGCAGATCCGGAGAATCGGCAAGAAGTCCATGGCCGAGACCCTGCTGGATCTGAAAGAAGCCGGGGTGGACGCCCTGCCCGGCGGCGGGGCCGAGGTCTTCAGCGAACGGGTGCACGAGGAACTGTTCCAGGCCAAGTCGGATTCGGACAAGTGGCTCGAGACCGCGCGCGTCGCCCACGAGGTGGGCCTGCCGTCGAACGCCACCATGCTGTACGGCCACGTGGAGCAGACGGAGGAGAAGGTCTACCACCTCATGAAACTGCGTGAACTGCAGGACGAGACGAACGGCCTGCTGGCCTTCATCCCCCTGTCGTGGCACCCTGAACGTACGGCGATCGAGCATCTCCCTGGACCGACCGGCCAGATGGACCTCCGGGAGATCGCGGTAGCCCGGCTCATGCTGGACAACGTACCCCACATCAAGTCGTTCTGGATCATGAACACCCCGGCGGTGACGCAGGTGTCGCTGTGGTACGGCGCGGACGACATGGACGGCAGCGTCCTGGAGTACGAAATCACCCGGAACCCGGTCACCGACCGGATGCAGGCCCTGACCCACACGCAGATGCTCGATATGATCAGCGAATCGGGGCGCCAGCCCGTCGAACGCGACGCGCTCTATCATATCGTCGACCGGCCCGAAACGATCCGTCCGGCCTATATGGAGACCGCCAACGGGGCAGAGGCCGCCGGGGCGAAGGCTAGCGGAGCGAAGGCCAACGGGGCGAAGACCGCCGCGGCACCGGGCCAGGGATAA
- a CDS encoding DUF362 domain-containing protein — MKEMTMASKTTVGIGTGSNRRENVRTAVERSAPQLASLMREEVMLKPNFLSGTNPVVCTHPDAVRGVLDVIMTLPDKPRRVLIAEGGNETVPGECFRHMGYADIPDEYDLPIELVDLNQETRWRNTRVYMVDGTWTTVRMPRTVLDCPCVISVALAKTHDGAMVTLALKNLIMGTILKKDRIKVHGYTTHHDRRHPQEARALSRNLIRLARHLYPHYSVVDGTVGIQGNGPGGTDTVPLGLAAAGEDTIAVDAVISKAMGFEPLEVGTVFYGDAIGLGVGDLARIRVTGGRLDELALSFKGHESIDLQRQWAIEGAWETAAVGG; from the coding sequence ATGAAGGAGATGACCATGGCATCGAAAACGACGGTCGGAATCGGTACGGGAAGCAACCGGCGAGAGAACGTGCGGACGGCCGTAGAACGCTCCGCCCCGCAACTGGCCTCCCTCATGCGGGAGGAGGTCATGCTAAAGCCCAATTTCCTCTCCGGCACGAACCCGGTGGTATGCACCCACCCGGACGCGGTCCGCGGCGTGCTGGATGTGATCATGACGCTGCCCGACAAGCCCCGGCGGGTCCTGATCGCCGAAGGCGGCAACGAGACCGTACCCGGGGAGTGCTTCCGCCACATGGGGTACGCCGACATCCCGGACGAATACGACCTCCCCATCGAACTGGTGGACCTGAACCAGGAGACACGATGGCGCAACACCCGGGTTTACATGGTCGACGGCACCTGGACCACGGTCCGAATGCCCCGTACCGTGCTGGACTGTCCCTGCGTCATCTCGGTCGCCTTGGCCAAGACCCACGACGGCGCAATGGTTACCCTGGCGCTGAAGAATCTCATCATGGGCACGATCCTGAAGAAGGACCGCATAAAGGTACACGGCTACACGACCCACCACGACCGGCGCCACCCCCAGGAGGCGCGGGCCCTCAGCAGGAACCTGATCCGTCTTGCCCGCCACCTCTACCCCCACTACAGCGTGGTGGACGGCACGGTGGGCATCCAGGGCAACGGTCCCGGCGGTACAGACACGGTACCTCTGGGGCTGGCGGCGGCCGGAGAGGACACCATCGCCGTGGACGCCGTCATTTCGAAGGCCATGGGATTCGAACCCCTGGAAGTGGGCACGGTCTTCTACGGGGATGCCATCGGGCTGGGCGTGGGCGACCTGGCACGCATCCGCGTCACCGGTGGCCGGCTGGATGAGCTCGCCCTGTCCTTCAAGGGCCACGAATCCATCGACCTGCAGCGCCAGTGGGCCATCGAAGGCGCGTGGGAGACGGCGGCGGTCGGTGGCTGA
- a CDS encoding menaquinone biosynthesis decarboxylase: MAHKDLNLFVDLLREEGELKEITAEIDPELEISAIADRVVKQNGPALLFTNVKGHSGIPVLINTFGSRRRMELALSTGDLDDIAAEIADLINPQVPASLAGKLQLLPRLARLKDTQSRTVRNGPCQEIVETDAASLESIPVIKCWPGDGGRYITFPQVITKHPVKDTRNVGMYRLQVFDEKTLGLHWQRHKGGAHHYRVAEEMGERLEVAIVLGPDPETMYAATAPLPDEIDEYMLAGFLRRQPVQLVKCRTVDLEVPANAQIVLEGYAEPHERRVEGPFGDHQGYYSLPDEYPVFHLTAITRRKDAIYPTTIVGPPPQEDGWLGKATERIFLPLLKTTLPEIVDIDLPVEGIFHNLAIVSIDKRYPGHARKVMHALWGLGQMMFTKVIIVVDKDVDVHNMREVAWRVGVAIDPKRDLLISEGPCDVLDFAAQTADVSGKLGIDATEKWPDEGFDRGWPEILRMPEEVDRRIDKLWPELDL; this comes from the coding sequence ATGGCCCACAAAGACTTAAATTTGTTCGTCGACCTGCTTCGGGAAGAAGGTGAGTTGAAGGAAATCACCGCGGAGATCGATCCCGAACTGGAGATCAGCGCCATCGCGGACCGCGTGGTCAAGCAGAACGGGCCGGCATTGCTCTTCACCAACGTAAAGGGCCATTCCGGCATACCCGTGCTGATCAATACCTTCGGGTCGAGACGCCGCATGGAGCTGGCCCTGAGTACCGGGGACCTGGACGACATCGCGGCCGAAATCGCCGACCTGATCAATCCCCAGGTGCCGGCCTCCCTTGCGGGAAAACTCCAGCTCCTGCCCCGGCTCGCCCGGTTGAAAGATACCCAGAGCAGGACCGTGCGCAACGGCCCCTGTCAGGAAATAGTCGAGACCGACGCGGCGTCTCTCGAAAGTATCCCGGTCATCAAGTGCTGGCCCGGCGACGGCGGTAGGTACATCACCTTTCCCCAGGTCATTACGAAACACCCCGTAAAGGATACGCGGAACGTGGGCATGTACCGGCTCCAGGTCTTCGACGAGAAAACCCTGGGGCTTCACTGGCAACGGCACAAGGGCGGCGCCCATCACTACCGCGTCGCGGAGGAGATGGGCGAGCGGCTGGAGGTCGCCATTGTGCTCGGGCCCGATCCGGAGACCATGTACGCCGCGACGGCGCCCCTGCCCGATGAGATCGATGAGTACATGCTGGCCGGATTCCTTCGCAGGCAACCGGTCCAGCTGGTGAAGTGCCGTACGGTGGACCTGGAGGTGCCGGCCAACGCCCAGATCGTCCTGGAGGGGTACGCCGAACCCCATGAACGGCGCGTGGAGGGGCCCTTCGGAGATCACCAGGGCTACTACTCGCTGCCCGACGAATACCCCGTGTTCCACCTCACCGCCATCACGCGGAGAAAAGACGCCATCTACCCGACGACTATCGTCGGACCGCCGCCGCAGGAAGACGGGTGGCTCGGAAAGGCCACCGAACGCATCTTTCTCCCGCTGCTCAAGACTACCCTGCCGGAAATCGTGGACATCGACCTGCCCGTCGAAGGCATCTTCCACAACCTGGCCATCGTCTCCATCGACAAGCGCTATCCGGGCCACGCTCGGAAGGTGATGCACGCCCTCTGGGGCCTGGGCCAGATGATGTTCACCAAGGTGATAATCGTTGTGGACAAGGATGTGGACGTGCATAATATGCGGGAAGTCGCCTGGCGGGTCGGCGTTGCCATCGATCCGAAGCGGGACCTGCTGATCAGCGAGGGTCCCTGCGACGTCCTGGATTTCGCCGCGCAGACCGCCGACGTAAGCGGCAAGCTCGGCATCGACGCCACCGAGAAATGGCCGGACGAGGGGTTCGACCGGGGGTGGCCGGAAATCCTGCGCATGCCCGAAGAGGTCGACCGGCGCATCGACAAGCTCTGGCCGGAACTGGATTTGTAA
- a CDS encoding extradiol ring-cleavage dioxygenase: protein MKILEIRHVGLLSPATAIHAKFYLEAWGLRQAGEDRSVGEDRHARYFRGASTEHHILSLHAAKRPGLHHLAFSVDGCEAVDGAATELERRGITIVANPGVLDEPGGGYGLRFLDPENRCIELSAGVARHTNEGADANGGSDANGGSDANGGSDANGGPLRLCHVGLNTARFDQIVAFYTDVLGFRVSDWIEDQMVFLRCGRRHHVVVFTRADHASVNHVAYGMSGVDALMKRVSNLRDRGQEPDWGPGRHGPGNNIFCYYKDPAGYVNECSSDLAYIEDEATHEPAVWRRVPETMDYWGTAGAPGFGVRKAMAGDPDPGWTAQGLVETR, encoded by the coding sequence ATGAAGATCCTGGAAATCCGCCACGTGGGGTTGCTGTCACCCGCGACCGCGATCCATGCAAAGTTTTACCTCGAGGCCTGGGGACTCCGGCAGGCCGGAGAAGACCGTTCGGTCGGCGAGGACCGGCACGCGCGTTATTTCCGCGGAGCGTCGACCGAGCATCACATTCTCAGTCTGCATGCGGCGAAGCGGCCTGGGCTGCACCACCTGGCCTTCAGCGTTGACGGATGCGAGGCGGTCGACGGGGCGGCAACCGAGCTCGAACGCCGGGGAATCACCATCGTGGCCAATCCGGGCGTCCTGGACGAACCTGGCGGCGGATACGGTTTGCGTTTTCTGGACCCGGAAAACCGCTGCATCGAGCTGTCGGCCGGGGTGGCCCGACACACGAATGAAGGAGCCGATGCCAACGGCGGGTCCGATGCCAACGGCGGATCCGATGCGAACGGCGGATCCGATGCGAACGGCGGGCCTCTCCGGCTGTGCCACGTGGGACTCAACACGGCGCGGTTCGATCAGATCGTGGCGTTCTATACCGATGTGCTCGGGTTCCGGGTCTCGGACTGGATCGAGGACCAGATGGTCTTCCTGCGATGCGGCCGGAGACATCACGTCGTCGTGTTCACCCGCGCGGATCACGCATCGGTCAACCACGTCGCGTACGGGATGTCCGGCGTGGACGCCTTGATGAAAAGGGTCTCCAACCTTCGTGACCGGGGGCAGGAACCCGACTGGGGGCCGGGACGTCACGGCCCCGGCAACAACATCTTCTGCTACTACAAGGATCCGGCCGGATACGTGAACGAATGCTCCAGCGACCTGGCGTACATCGAAGACGAAGCAACGCACGAACCCGCGGTATGGCGAAGAGTGCCGGAAACGATGGATTACTGGGGTACGGCAGGGGCGCCCGGTTTCGGCGTTCGGAAGGCGATGGCCGGCGACCCGGATCCCGGCTGGACGGCACAGGGCCTCGTCGAGACGAGGTGA
- a CDS encoding aminotransferase class V-fold PLP-dependent enzyme — protein sequence MNLDRIRQEFPVVHRCTYLNHAAVGTLPTRAREAVRAYVEDFNEHAASNYRDWEAAIETARSRAARLINAIPEQIAFVKNTTEGLCFAANGIDWRSGDNVVLNDLEFPSNVYPWLNLARHGVETRMVESVDGRLTVDSIADRVDARTRAVSISHVEFGNGFRNDLAAIGALCREKDICFVVDAIQSLGQTPVDVEEMSIDLLTADGHKWLLSPEGIGIFYCAPHLTERLKLYEVGWNSVADAGNYDAYDPTPAPTARRFECGSHNTLGIHALGASLDLLLEVGIEAVQERLRLLTDRLVDGLRDEGYRVLSPRGASEWSGIVTFDSPVHETEALHRTLRSHQIIGARRGGGIRISPHFYNTEEEVLRVVDALPRH from the coding sequence TTGAACCTGGACCGCATCCGTCAGGAATTCCCTGTCGTCCATCGCTGCACCTATCTGAACCACGCGGCGGTCGGCACGTTGCCGACGCGCGCCAGGGAAGCCGTGCGCGCCTACGTGGAGGACTTCAACGAGCACGCTGCCTCCAACTATCGCGACTGGGAAGCCGCCATCGAGACCGCCCGGTCCCGGGCTGCCCGGTTGATCAACGCCATACCTGAGCAGATCGCCTTCGTCAAGAATACGACCGAAGGCCTGTGTTTCGCCGCTAACGGCATCGACTGGCGTTCTGGCGACAACGTGGTCCTGAACGACCTGGAATTCCCCTCCAACGTATATCCCTGGCTCAATCTCGCCCGACACGGCGTGGAAACACGGATGGTCGAGTCCGTGGACGGCCGGCTCACGGTGGATTCGATCGCGGACAGGGTCGATGCGCGGACGCGCGCCGTCTCTATCAGCCACGTCGAGTTCGGGAACGGATTCCGCAACGACCTTGCGGCGATCGGCGCGCTGTGCCGTGAGAAGGACATCTGTTTCGTCGTCGACGCCATACAGTCGCTCGGGCAGACGCCGGTGGACGTGGAGGAGATGTCCATCGACCTCCTCACGGCCGATGGACACAAATGGCTGCTGAGTCCTGAAGGGATCGGCATTTTCTACTGCGCGCCGCACCTGACGGAACGGCTGAAGCTCTACGAAGTGGGATGGAACTCGGTAGCGGACGCCGGCAACTACGATGCCTACGATCCCACGCCGGCGCCGACGGCGCGGCGCTTCGAGTGCGGTTCCCACAATACGCTGGGCATACACGCACTGGGCGCTTCCCTGGACTTGCTGCTGGAGGTGGGTATCGAGGCGGTGCAGGAGAGGCTGCGCCTGCTGACCGACCGGCTGGTCGACGGGCTGCGCGACGAGGGCTACCGCGTCCTGAGTCCCCGGGGCGCATCCGAATGGTCGGGCATCGTGACGTTCGACAGTCCGGTACACGAGACCGAAGCCCTGCATCGCACCCTGCGGAGCCACCAGATCATCGGCGCACGCCGCGGAGGCGGCATTCGCATATCCCCGCATTTCTACAACACGGAAGAAGAAGTGCTTCGCGTTGTGGACGCGCTTCCGAGGCACTGA
- a CDS encoding menaquinone biosynthesis protein, translated as MDNRTRIYAVSYLNSRALTYGLEHGGQEHGFEILYDIPSECARQVGAGEASAGVIPSIEYARGQAAYAIVPEIAIASDGPVASILLFHRVPVHRIRKVAMDMSSRTSVALARIVLHERYGIEIDSFDHPPDVSAMLERADAALVIGDPALEYTDRPEPRLDLGEAWRELTGLPFVYAFWAGKDGDLTHAEVERLIESKEQGVSALDEIAELHAGNRSRPTSFYATYLKDNLAYDLGDRERSGLMEFYGLAHARGLIPNVPELRFYPRQ; from the coding sequence ATGGACAACAGAACCCGCATTTACGCCGTCAGTTACCTGAATTCCCGTGCCTTGACTTATGGCCTGGAACACGGCGGCCAGGAACACGGATTCGAAATCCTCTACGATATCCCCTCCGAATGCGCCCGGCAGGTAGGGGCCGGCGAGGCCTCGGCGGGTGTCATTCCAAGTATCGAATACGCAAGAGGCCAGGCGGCCTACGCCATCGTGCCGGAGATCGCCATTGCGTCTGATGGTCCGGTTGCCAGCATCCTCCTTTTCCACAGGGTGCCGGTTCACCGGATCCGCAAGGTGGCGATGGACATGAGCTCCCGGACCTCGGTCGCCCTGGCGCGGATCGTGCTGCATGAGCGATACGGGATTGAAATCGATTCATTCGACCATCCGCCGGACGTCTCCGCGATGCTGGAACGGGCGGACGCGGCCCTGGTCATCGGCGACCCGGCTTTGGAATACACGGACCGGCCGGAACCGCGGCTCGATCTGGGGGAAGCCTGGCGGGAACTGACCGGTCTGCCTTTCGTGTATGCCTTCTGGGCGGGAAAGGACGGTGATCTCACCCACGCTGAGGTCGAACGGCTGATCGAGTCGAAGGAACAGGGCGTATCGGCCCTGGATGAGATCGCCGAACTACACGCCGGGAACCGTTCCCGGCCCACGTCTTTTTATGCGACGTACCTGAAGGACAACCTGGCCTACGACCTTGGTGACCGCGAGCGTAGCGGGCTCATGGAATTTTACGGCCTGGCCCATGCCCGCGGCCTGATCCCGAACGTGCCGGAACTGCGGTTCTATCCGCGTCAATGA
- a CDS encoding STAS domain-containing protein has protein sequence MNESRINGIPVIELVGSFLGDPEVSAFHDRVRALKAEGTTAAVVDLGRLNLISSSGVGALVGSAKTLREAGGDLKLANLSERTHNVLVVVTRLDSVFNIFDSAEDAAASF, from the coding sequence ATGAACGAAAGCAGGATTAACGGTATTCCGGTTATCGAACTCGTCGGCAGCTTCCTGGGCGATCCCGAAGTGTCCGCATTCCATGACCGCGTGAGGGCATTGAAGGCCGAGGGCACGACCGCAGCCGTCGTCGACCTCGGCAGGTTGAATCTCATCAGCAGTTCGGGCGTCGGCGCGCTCGTGGGCAGTGCCAAGACCCTCCGTGAAGCCGGAGGCGACCTGAAGCTGGCCAACCTGAGCGAACGCACGCACAACGTGCTGGTCGTCGTTACCCGTCTGGATTCCGTTTTCAACATCTTCGACTCGGCGGAGGACGCCGCGGCAAGCTTCTAG
- the mqnC gene encoding dehypoxanthine futalosine cyclase, which translates to MITDIAEKVLSGTRLTAEDGRRLFQHPNVTELGMLADHVRRTRHPEPVVTYNIGRNINYTNVCWVRCKFCAFYRPPGDQEGYTLPDEEIFAKVEELIAVGGDTPESCEILMQGGLNPKLKIDYYERLFSEISRRYPAAYLHSLSVAEIVYLAHISRITVEEALIRLRAAGLKSLPGAGAEILDTEVRDAIAFRKETVEEWLDVHSLSHRLGMKSTATMMFGSVETVEHRLKHLLRVREVQDDSLARHDGYFTAFIAWSFQPEGTELPDTRKATGYDYLRTVAIARLMLDNIENVQASYVTQGPKIAQIALGYGVNDFGSTMMEENVISAGGTSFVMPTKEIERLISDAGFRPRRRNTRYEYVEDGTTEQLETSA; encoded by the coding sequence ATGATCACCGATATCGCGGAAAAAGTCCTGTCCGGAACGCGGCTGACTGCCGAGGACGGGAGGCGTCTTTTCCAGCACCCGAACGTCACTGAACTCGGCATGCTGGCCGATCACGTGCGCCGGACCAGACACCCCGAACCGGTGGTGACCTACAACATCGGCCGGAACATCAACTACACCAACGTGTGCTGGGTGCGGTGCAAATTCTGTGCCTTCTACCGTCCCCCGGGCGACCAGGAAGGATATACGCTGCCGGACGAGGAGATCTTCGCAAAGGTAGAGGAACTGATCGCCGTCGGAGGCGATACGCCGGAGTCCTGCGAGATCCTCATGCAGGGCGGACTGAATCCGAAGCTGAAGATCGACTACTACGAACGGCTCTTCTCGGAAATCTCCCGGCGCTATCCCGCGGCCTATCTCCATTCGCTGTCCGTGGCGGAAATCGTCTATCTCGCCCATATCTCGAGAATCACGGTCGAGGAGGCGCTGATCCGCCTGCGCGCGGCCGGACTTAAATCTCTCCCGGGCGCCGGCGCCGAGATCCTGGACACCGAGGTGCGCGACGCCATCGCCTTCCGCAAGGAAACGGTGGAGGAATGGCTGGACGTCCACAGCCTGTCCCACCGCCTCGGCATGAAGTCGACGGCCACCATGATGTTCGGATCGGTGGAAACCGTCGAACACCGGTTGAAACACCTTCTGCGGGTCCGCGAAGTGCAGGACGATTCCCTGGCTCGCCACGACGGTTACTTCACGGCTTTCATCGCATGGAGCTTCCAGCCGGAGGGCACGGAACTGCCGGATACGCGAAAGGCTACCGGGTACGACTACCTGCGCACCGTGGCGATCGCCCGGCTGATGCTGGACAATATCGAAAACGTCCAGGCGTCCTATGTGACCCAGGGACCCAAGATCGCGCAGATCGCCCTGGGTTACGGGGTGAACGATTTCGGCAGCACCATGATGGAAGAGAACGTCATCAGCGCCGGAGGCACGAGTTTCGTGATGCCTACGAAGGAGATCGAACGCCTCATCAGCGACGCGGGGTTCAGGCCGCGCCGGCGGAACACGCGTTACGAGTACGTAGAAGACGGCACGACGGAACAGCTCGAAACCTCCGCGTAA
- a CDS encoding YciI family protein produces the protein MFFVVSATHKAEMAQERLRLQESFAAYIHDSTHHPDVTVHHGGQTLSEGDRSVTGFVLVLEAPSIEVARAFVEGSPYAQAGTFAESHVRPWNWLTGRPG, from the coding sequence ATGTTTTTCGTAGTCTCTGCGACACATAAGGCGGAAATGGCACAGGAAAGGCTTCGTCTGCAGGAATCATTTGCCGCCTACATTCACGACTCCACCCATCATCCCGATGTGACCGTGCATCACGGCGGGCAAACGCTCAGTGAGGGTGACCGGTCCGTCACCGGTTTCGTCCTCGTGCTCGAGGCGCCCTCGATCGAGGTGGCACGGGCCTTTGTCGAAGGCAGTCCCTATGCCCAGGCGGGCACCTTCGCCGAGTCTCACGTCCGCCCATGGAACTGGTTGACCGGACGGCCCGGCTGA
- a CDS encoding aminotransferase class V-fold PLP-dependent enzyme, producing MPNIYETIGVRTIINASGPSTRLSGSIMDPEVADAMHEASQFCVDIAELQARASEVIAEITGAEAGYVTSGAAAGLLLGTAACVTGPDPGKMNRLPDTEGMKNEVIMSRSQRNFYDHAIRSVGVKLVEVGIADRYSGAGVRDTEAWEVADAITERTAAVCYVAHPRALPPLEEVVEVAHAHNVPVIVDAAGQLPPRSNLQAYISMGADLVAFSGGKAIGGPQGSGILCGRRDLIMCVALQHLDMDVLKPQWNPPESLIDKSILPGAPHHGIGRPCKVGKEQIVGLLTALERFAGEHLEARAAAWRDRMDELVAATGEIPGCRFTIDTDSRPSEVPMAVLKLDESVTGKTALDVVLAMQEGDPPIQANTGRVSEGIVLFGPVCLKAGEPERVARRLREILGA from the coding sequence ATGCCCAACATATACGAGACGATCGGAGTACGCACGATCATCAACGCTTCGGGTCCGTCCACCCGGCTCAGCGGCAGCATCATGGATCCCGAAGTCGCCGACGCCATGCACGAGGCGTCGCAGTTCTGCGTCGACATAGCCGAACTCCAGGCCCGTGCGAGCGAGGTAATCGCGGAAATCACCGGGGCGGAAGCGGGATACGTCACCTCCGGCGCGGCGGCGGGACTCCTCCTGGGCACCGCGGCCTGCGTCACCGGCCCGGACCCCGGCAAGATGAACCGGCTGCCGGACACGGAGGGCATGAAGAACGAAGTCATCATGTCCCGCAGCCAGCGGAATTTCTACGACCACGCGATCCGGTCCGTCGGTGTAAAGCTCGTCGAAGTAGGGATCGCGGACCGCTACAGCGGGGCCGGCGTGCGGGACACCGAAGCGTGGGAGGTCGCCGACGCCATCACGGAGCGCACGGCGGCCGTTTGCTACGTCGCCCATCCCCGCGCCCTGCCTCCCCTGGAAGAAGTCGTCGAAGTCGCCCACGCCCACAACGTACCGGTGATCGTCGACGCCGCCGGACAGTTACCGCCACGGTCGAACCTGCAGGCATACATCTCCATGGGCGCCGACCTCGTGGCCTTCAGCGGCGGAAAGGCCATCGGCGGTCCCCAGGGTTCGGGGATCCTCTGCGGCCGCCGGGACCTCATCATGTGCGTGGCGCTACAACACCTGGACATGGACGTACTGAAACCGCAGTGGAATCCACCGGAATCCCTCATCGACAAGTCGATCCTGCCCGGCGCGCCTCATCACGGCATCGGGAGACCCTGCAAGGTCGGCAAGGAACAAATCGTGGGCCTGCTGACCGCGCTGGAGCGCTTTGCCGGTGAACACCTGGAAGCGCGCGCGGCGGCGTGGCGGGACCGCATGGATGAACTCGTGGCCGCCACAGGGGAGATTCCAGGTTGCCGGTTCACGATCGATACCGACAGCAGGCCCAGCGAGGTGCCGATGGCCGTGCTGAAACTGGATGAGTCCGTGACGGGCAAGACCGCCCTGGACGTGGTCCTCGCAATGCAGGAGGGCGATCCTCCCATCCAGGCCAATACCGGGAGAGTCTCGGAAGGGATCGT